A window of Alphaproteobacteria bacterium contains these coding sequences:
- a CDS encoding aspartate/glutamate racemase family protein codes for MSDEAAVVTRPIASLADIAAFDERPSRTRIGLLLLATDHTTERDFERVCVPLGVAVHCARIAYANPTTPENLREMAPRLATGTDLILPGETLDAVYFACTAASVEIGDDAVVNAIRSAKSGVPAVTPTGAALLAFAALRLHRVALLTPYSHTVTADVAAYFEARGIEVGGAACFGLEDDRAMARLTGDAIVAAAERTIRDDDDGLFLSCTALRAFDVADRIEQRIGRPVVTSNQAGIWQTLNLAGVSPPADAGGRLMRLPLPGRAAA; via the coding sequence GTGAGCGATGAGGCCGCCGTGGTGACGCGCCCGATCGCTTCGCTGGCCGACATCGCGGCTTTCGACGAGCGTCCGAGCCGCACGCGGATCGGCCTGCTGCTGCTCGCCACCGACCACACCACCGAGCGCGACTTCGAGCGCGTCTGCGTGCCGTTGGGCGTCGCGGTCCATTGCGCCCGCATCGCCTACGCCAACCCGACGACGCCGGAGAACCTGCGCGAGATGGCGCCGCGCCTGGCCACCGGTACCGATCTGATCCTGCCCGGCGAGACGCTGGATGCGGTCTATTTCGCGTGCACGGCCGCATCGGTCGAGATCGGCGACGACGCGGTGGTGAACGCCATCCGCAGCGCGAAGAGCGGCGTGCCCGCCGTCACCCCGACCGGCGCGGCGCTGCTGGCTTTCGCGGCCCTCCGTCTGCACCGCGTGGCACTGCTCACACCCTACTCGCACACGGTGACGGCCGACGTGGCGGCCTATTTCGAGGCGCGCGGGATCGAAGTCGGCGGAGCGGCCTGCTTCGGACTGGAGGACGATCGCGCCATGGCGCGGCTGACCGGCGACGCCATCGTGGCGGCGGCGGAACGCACGATCCGCGACGACGACGATGGGCTGTTCCTGTCCTGCACGGCCCTGCGTGCCTTTGACGTCGCCGACCGGATCGAGCAGCGCATCGGCCGGCCGGTGGTCACCAGCAACCAGGCTGGCATCTGGCAGACGCTCAATCTCGCCGGTGTTTCCCCGCCAGCGGATGCCGGCGGCCGCCTGATGCGCCTGCCGCTCCCGGGGCGCGCCGCGGCATGA
- the eutB gene encoding hydroxyectoine utilization dehydratase EutB, with protein MSVARIADALSPADVLRARGRIAGVVARTPLRASPSLSERAGVPVAVKWEQQQITGSFKLRGATNAVASLSEAERARGIVGVSTGNHGRALAHAAKAVGARCTIFMSELVPANKVDAIRALGAEVAIGGRSQDEAQERAETLVRAEQRVMLPPFDHRDIIAGQGTLALEVLEDAPDTATLVVPVSGGGLVSGVALMAKALNPAIRILGVSMRRGAAMHASIAAGRPVQVEELPTLADSLGGGIGLDNRYTFGLVQALVDDIVLVDETEIAAGIRHAYACEQEVIEGSGAVGIAALLAGRLRLAGPAVVLCCGRNIDMALHRRIIDGETPDVGGAG; from the coding sequence ATGAGTGTCGCGCGGATCGCCGACGCGTTGTCGCCCGCCGACGTGCTGCGGGCCCGCGGACGGATCGCCGGCGTGGTCGCCCGCACGCCGCTGCGGGCGTCGCCCAGCCTCTCCGAACGGGCCGGCGTTCCCGTCGCGGTCAAATGGGAGCAGCAGCAGATCACCGGCAGCTTCAAGCTCCGCGGCGCGACCAATGCGGTCGCCAGCCTGTCCGAGGCGGAGCGAGCGCGCGGCATCGTCGGCGTATCCACCGGCAACCACGGCCGGGCGCTGGCCCATGCCGCCAAGGCTGTCGGCGCGCGCTGCACCATCTTCATGTCCGAGCTGGTGCCGGCCAACAAGGTCGATGCGATCCGCGCCCTCGGCGCAGAAGTCGCAATCGGCGGGCGGTCCCAGGACGAGGCGCAGGAGCGGGCCGAGACCCTGGTCCGCGCCGAACAAAGGGTGATGCTGCCGCCCTTCGACCATCGCGACATCATCGCCGGCCAGGGCACGCTGGCCCTGGAGGTGCTGGAGGACGCGCCGGACACCGCGACCCTGGTGGTGCCGGTGTCCGGCGGCGGCCTCGTTTCCGGCGTGGCGTTGATGGCCAAGGCGCTGAACCCGGCGATCCGCATCCTCGGGGTCAGCATGCGCCGCGGCGCGGCGATGCACGCCAGCATCGCGGCCGGCCGACCGGTCCAGGTCGAGGAGCTGCCGACACTGGCCGATTCCCTGGGCGGCGGCATCGGTCTCGACAACCGCTACACCTTCGGCCTGGTCCAGGCGCTGGTCGACGACATCGTGCTGGTGGACGAGACGGAGATCGCCGCGGGCATCCGTCATGCCTATGCGTGCGAGCAGGAAGTGATCGAAGGCTCGGGCGCCGTCGGCATCGCGGCGTTGCTCGCCGGCAGGCTGCGCCTCGCCGGGCCGGCCGTGGTGCTGTGTTGCGGCCGCAACATCGACATGGCGCTCCACCGCAGGATCATCGACGGCGAAACGCCGGACGTGGGCGGCGCGGGCTGA
- the eutC gene encoding ectoine utilization protein EutC gives MAAITILTESQLRGLVPLDLAAVDCVAAAFAALAGGRVVMPPILRLDVVDRRGEVDVTTAYVPGLESFAIKISPGFFDNPKLGLPSVNGLMAVFSARTGLVEALLLDNGYLTDVRTAAAGAVAADALARRDASTVAILGAGVQAGLQLEALTLVRPIRAATLWARDAGKAAAKAAALAQRLGLPVDAATDPATAVARADIVVTTTPATAPILKAEWLQPGQHVTAMGSDAEHKNELEPAVVVGADLYVADSVDQVRRLGELHHAIAAGAVAADAGYPTLGEVVSGAAPGRVSDAALTVCDLTGTGVQDTAIATLARERAQAARAGTIFETD, from the coding sequence ATGGCGGCGATCACCATCCTGACCGAGAGCCAGTTGCGCGGGCTGGTCCCGCTCGACCTGGCCGCGGTCGACTGCGTCGCCGCCGCGTTCGCGGCGCTGGCCGGCGGCAGGGTGGTGATGCCGCCGATCCTCCGGCTCGACGTCGTCGACCGCAGGGGCGAGGTCGACGTGACGACGGCCTACGTGCCGGGGCTCGAAAGCTTCGCGATCAAGATCAGCCCAGGATTCTTCGACAACCCGAAGCTGGGTCTGCCGAGCGTCAACGGCCTGATGGCGGTGTTCAGCGCGCGGACCGGCCTGGTCGAGGCGCTGCTGCTGGACAACGGCTACCTGACCGACGTGCGCACTGCCGCAGCCGGTGCGGTCGCGGCGGACGCGCTCGCGCGCCGTGACGCGTCCACCGTGGCGATCCTCGGCGCCGGGGTGCAGGCGGGACTGCAGCTGGAGGCGCTGACCCTGGTCCGGCCGATCCGCGCGGCGACGCTCTGGGCCCGCGACGCAGGCAAGGCCGCGGCAAAGGCGGCCGCGCTGGCACAGCGGCTGGGACTGCCTGTCGATGCGGCCACCGATCCGGCAACAGCGGTGGCACGGGCGGATATCGTGGTGACCACGACGCCGGCCACGGCGCCGATCCTCAAGGCGGAGTGGCTGCAACCGGGCCAGCACGTGACCGCGATGGGCTCCGACGCGGAGCACAAGAACGAGCTGGAGCCGGCGGTCGTCGTCGGCGCCGATCTCTACGTCGCCGACAGCGTGGACCAGGTGCGGCGGCTGGGCGAGCTGCACCATGCCATCGCGGCAGGCGCGGTCGCGGCCGACGCGGGATATCCGACCTTGGGTGAGGTCGTCTCGGGCGCCGCGCCGGGTCGCGTGTCCGACGCCGCCCTGACGGTGTGCGATCTCACCGGCACTGGGGTTCAGGACACGGCGATCGCGACGCTGGCGCGCGAACGCGCGCAGGCAGCCCGCGCCGGAACGATTTTCGAGACCGACTGA
- the doeA gene encoding ectoine hydrolase DoeA (DoeA (degradation of ectoine A) is also called EutD (ectoine utilization D).), giving the protein MSRLPESALNFTRAEYAARLAKARAAMERAGVELLYVADPSNMHWLTGYDGWSFYVHQGVLLPLAEDPIWFGRGQDAAGAVRTVFMDHDRVVGYPDHYVQSTERHPMDVLAGLIADRGWGAKAIGVEMDNYYYSAAAHAALVRHLPNARLVDATGLVNWCRAVKSAQELAYMRTAARIVERMHGYIEETAEPGMRKCDLVAGILAAAVRGTPDAGGDYAAIVPLLPSGADAAAPHLTWDDKPLRGGEGTFFEVAGCYRRYHCPLSRTMFFGKPPQKILDAEKAVLEGLDAGLQAARPGNSCGDIAAAFFDVLARNGIEKDNRAGYAIGLSYPPDWGERTMSLRRADRSTLEPGMTFHFMTGLWQQDWGMEITESIHITETGVETLADVPRRLTVKD; this is encoded by the coding sequence ATGAGCCGATTGCCGGAGAGCGCACTCAATTTCACCCGGGCCGAATATGCGGCCCGACTGGCCAAGGCGCGCGCCGCGATGGAACGCGCGGGCGTCGAGCTGCTCTATGTGGCCGACCCATCCAACATGCACTGGCTGACCGGCTATGACGGCTGGTCCTTCTACGTGCACCAGGGCGTGCTGCTGCCGCTGGCGGAAGACCCGATCTGGTTCGGCCGCGGCCAGGACGCCGCCGGCGCCGTCCGCACGGTGTTCATGGACCACGACCGGGTCGTCGGCTATCCGGACCACTATGTGCAGTCGACCGAACGCCATCCGATGGACGTGCTGGCCGGCCTGATCGCCGATCGCGGCTGGGGCGCCAAGGCGATCGGCGTCGAGATGGACAACTACTACTACAGCGCCGCCGCCCACGCCGCGCTCGTGCGCCACCTGCCGAACGCGCGGCTGGTCGACGCGACCGGGCTGGTCAACTGGTGCCGGGCGGTGAAGTCGGCGCAGGAGTTGGCCTACATGCGCACGGCGGCGCGCATCGTCGAACGGATGCACGGCTATATCGAGGAGACCGCCGAGCCCGGCATGCGCAAGTGCGACCTGGTCGCCGGCATCCTCGCTGCCGCCGTGCGCGGCACCCCGGACGCCGGGGGCGACTATGCGGCGATCGTGCCGTTGTTGCCCTCGGGCGCCGATGCGGCGGCGCCGCACCTGACCTGGGACGACAAGCCGCTGCGCGGCGGGGAGGGAACCTTCTTCGAGGTCGCCGGCTGCTACCGCCGCTATCACTGCCCGCTGTCGCGCACGATGTTCTTCGGCAAGCCGCCGCAGAAGATCCTGGACGCAGAGAAGGCCGTGCTCGAGGGGCTCGATGCCGGACTGCAGGCGGCCCGTCCGGGCAACAGCTGCGGCGACATCGCCGCCGCCTTCTTCGACGTGCTGGCACGCAACGGGATCGAGAAGGACAACCGCGCTGGCTATGCCATCGGCTTGAGCTACCCGCCCGACTGGGGCGAGCGCACCATGAGCCTCAGGCGTGCCGACAGGTCGACGCTCGAGCCTGGCATGACGTTCCATTTCATGACCGGCTTGTGGCAGCAGGACTGGGGCATGGAAATCACCGAGAGCATCCATATCACCGAAACCGGGGTTGAGACCCTGGCCGACGTGCCGCGGCGGCTGACGGTGAAGGATTGA
- the doeB gene encoding N(2)-acetyl-L-2,4-diaminobutanoate deacetylase DoeB, which translates to MRETIRTPITATVDFDADGKQHGFLKLPYSHDLSAWGMIMIPVAVVRNGPGPTALLSGGNHGDEYEGPAALFDLAHTLDPGAVSGRVIIVPAMNYPAFKAARRTSPIDGGNMNRSFPGRPDGTVTQKIADYFQRALLPMADLVLDIHSGGRTLEFVSFAATHALDDKTQEGRALAAVDAFNAPFSARMLELDSVGMYDTAAEAMGKVFVTTELGGGGTLRAETVGIAKRGIRNVLIHIGLLEGQPTRAPSRWLDMPSDDCFVASVNDGLVEPLVDLGTAVHAGTPIAQVHRIDRTGSPPEVYRARIDGIVVARHFPGMIAMGDCLAVVAVETEAARAAEEG; encoded by the coding sequence ATACGCGAGACGATCCGGACGCCGATCACGGCGACCGTCGACTTCGACGCCGACGGCAAGCAGCACGGATTCCTCAAGCTGCCCTACAGCCACGACCTGTCGGCTTGGGGGATGATCATGATCCCGGTCGCCGTGGTGCGCAATGGACCGGGCCCGACCGCGCTGCTGAGCGGCGGCAACCACGGCGACGAGTATGAGGGACCGGCGGCGCTGTTCGACCTCGCACACACGCTCGACCCGGGTGCCGTGTCCGGCCGCGTCATCATCGTGCCCGCGATGAACTACCCCGCGTTCAAGGCCGCGCGCCGCACTTCGCCGATCGACGGCGGCAACATGAACCGCAGTTTCCCCGGTCGGCCCGACGGCACGGTGACCCAGAAGATCGCCGACTATTTTCAGCGCGCATTGCTGCCGATGGCGGATCTCGTGCTCGACATTCATTCGGGCGGGCGCACCCTGGAGTTCGTCTCCTTCGCGGCCACGCACGCGCTGGACGACAAGACGCAGGAGGGGCGGGCCCTGGCGGCGGTGGATGCGTTCAATGCGCCGTTTTCGGCCCGCATGCTGGAGCTCGACAGCGTCGGCATGTACGACACGGCGGCGGAGGCGATGGGCAAGGTCTTCGTGACCACCGAGCTCGGCGGCGGCGGCACGCTGCGGGCGGAGACGGTGGGCATCGCCAAACGCGGCATCCGCAACGTGCTGATTCACATCGGGTTGCTGGAGGGCCAGCCGACGCGCGCGCCGAGCCGGTGGCTCGACATGCCGTCCGACGACTGTTTCGTTGCCAGCGTCAACGACGGCCTGGTCGAGCCCCTGGTCGATCTCGGCACGGCGGTGCATGCCGGCACCCCGATCGCCCAGGTCCATCGCATCGACCGCACCGGTTCGCCGCCGGAGGTCTATCGCGCCAGGATCGACGGCATCGTCGTCGCCCGTCACTTCCCCGGCATGATCGCCATGGGCGACTGTCTGGCGGTGGTGGCCGTGGAGACCGAGGCGGCGCGGGCGGCCGAGGAGGGATAG
- a CDS encoding ABC transporter permease subunit produces MLLSIQAGPWAKALGIEWLVEYPAAWSLPLAGYFSSAMDWLLGASVGSVGFTDVTRGIAWLIERPYELALALLSSGFVDGTGADAVEIAPPLSWIVVTAGVACLGHYARDWRLALLVGLCFLYLALFGQWHSAMVTLASVIIAVPIGVAGGLALGILAYRHPLFDRMLVPLLDLMQTIPIFAYLVPILFMFGFGPVSALVATIIYAMPPMVRVTTLALRGVDPELKDFGAMAGCTRRQMTWRILVPSAKERLMLGVNQVIMLALNMVIIASMIGAGGLGFDVLAAMRRLDIGAGFEAGIAIVVLATAIDRLSQAFARRAGGAAGAGRNANVLLRYPRTAIVALMLLLTLAAGRVLPFLQTYPEAAYLTTGAFWNDAVSHVNVNYFDDLEAVKVAFLTYLLLPIKQFFLGIPWPLALALIAAIGWRCGGWRLAATCAAMATFVLVVGLWEKAMITVYLCGASVLVAVAIGVPLGMWAAVSRPVGQVMGVVLDTLQTLPSFVYLIPVVMLFRVGDFTAMIAIVLYALAPAIRYAAHGMRNVSPEIVEAGIAAGCTPRQILTRIRLPLALPEILLGINQTIMLAISMVVITALVGTRDLGQEVYIALTKADTGRGIVAGLCVAFIAMIADRLVSAGARKARLRYGLARPAGE; encoded by the coding sequence ATCCTGCTCTCGATCCAAGCCGGGCCCTGGGCGAAGGCGCTGGGGATCGAATGGCTGGTCGAGTATCCGGCCGCCTGGTCGCTGCCGCTGGCCGGCTATTTCTCGTCGGCGATGGACTGGCTGCTCGGTGCCTCGGTCGGGTCGGTCGGGTTCACCGACGTCACCCGTGGCATCGCTTGGCTGATCGAGCGGCCCTATGAGCTGGCGCTGGCGCTGCTCTCGTCCGGTTTCGTCGACGGCACCGGCGCCGACGCCGTCGAGATCGCGCCGCCGCTGAGCTGGATCGTGGTCACCGCGGGCGTCGCCTGCCTCGGCCACTATGCCCGCGACTGGCGCCTCGCCCTGCTGGTCGGCCTGTGCTTCCTGTACCTGGCGCTGTTCGGACAATGGCACAGCGCGATGGTGACGCTGGCCTCGGTGATCATCGCGGTGCCGATCGGAGTCGCCGGCGGGCTCGCGCTCGGCATCCTGGCCTACCGGCACCCGCTGTTCGACCGCATGCTGGTGCCGCTGCTCGACCTGATGCAGACCATCCCGATCTTCGCCTATCTGGTGCCGATCCTGTTCATGTTCGGCTTCGGGCCGGTGTCGGCGCTGGTGGCGACGATCATCTACGCCATGCCGCCGATGGTGCGCGTCACCACGCTGGCGCTGCGCGGGGTCGACCCGGAGCTGAAGGACTTCGGCGCGATGGCCGGCTGCACCCGGCGGCAAATGACCTGGCGCATCCTGGTGCCGTCGGCCAAGGAGCGGCTGATGCTCGGCGTCAACCAGGTCATCATGCTGGCGCTGAACATGGTCATCATCGCCTCGATGATCGGCGCCGGCGGGCTCGGCTTCGACGTGCTGGCGGCGATGCGCCGGCTCGACATCGGCGCCGGCTTCGAGGCCGGCATCGCGATCGTCGTGCTCGCCACGGCGATCGACCGCCTCAGCCAGGCCTTCGCCCGGCGGGCCGGCGGCGCGGCCGGCGCCGGCCGGAATGCCAATGTCCTGCTGCGCTACCCGCGCACCGCGATCGTCGCGCTGATGCTGCTCCTCACGCTGGCCGCAGGACGGGTGCTGCCGTTCCTGCAGACCTATCCTGAAGCCGCCTACCTGACCACCGGGGCGTTCTGGAACGACGCCGTCAGCCATGTGAACGTGAACTACTTCGACGACCTCGAGGCGGTGAAGGTCGCGTTCCTGACCTACCTGCTGCTGCCGATCAAGCAGTTCTTCCTCGGCATTCCCTGGCCGCTGGCGCTGGCGCTGATCGCGGCGATCGGCTGGCGCTGCGGCGGCTGGCGGCTTGCCGCGACCTGCGCGGCGATGGCCACCTTCGTGTTGGTCGTCGGCCTTTGGGAGAAGGCGATGATCACCGTCTATCTGTGCGGGGCGTCGGTGCTGGTGGCGGTCGCGATCGGCGTGCCGCTCGGCATGTGGGCGGCGGTCAGCCGGCCGGTGGGTCAGGTCATGGGCGTCGTGCTCGACACGCTGCAGACGCTGCCCAGCTTCGTCTATCTGATCCCGGTGGTGATGCTGTTCCGTGTCGGCGACTTCACCGCGATGATCGCGATCGTGCTCTATGCCCTGGCGCCGGCGATCCGCTATGCCGCACACGGCATGCGCAACGTCAGCCCGGAGATCGTCGAGGCCGGGATCGCCGCCGGCTGCACGCCGCGCCAGATCCTGACCCGGATCAGGCTGCCGCTGGCGTTGCCGGAAATCCTGCTCGGCATCAACCAGACCATCATGCTGGCGATCTCGATGGTGGTGATCACGGCCCTGGTCGGCACCCGCGACCTCGGCCAGGAGGTCTACATCGCCCTGACCAAGGCCGACACCGGCCGCGGCATCGTCGCCGGGCTGTGTGTCGCCTTCATCGCCATGATCGCCGACCGCCTCGTGTCCGCCGGCGCCCGCAAGGCCAGGCTGCGCTATGGTCTGGCGAGGCCGGCCGGAGAATAG
- a CDS encoding betaine/proline/choline family ABC transporter ATP-binding protein (Members of the family are the ATP-binding subunit of ABC transporters for substrates such as betaine, L-proline or other amino acids, choline, carnitine, etc. The substrate specificity is best determined from the substrate-binding subunit, rather than this subunit, as it interacts with the permease subunit and not with substrate directly.), producing MPARHKLSCRSLWKLYGPSADSFLRTRADPSADRIAAAGLVAAVRDVSIDIDDGEIFVIMGLSGSGKSTLVRCLSRLVEPTAGQLFLDDTDLLKVGDKELIAIRRHKMGMVFQHFALLPHLTALQNVAFPLTIQGVSRAKAEARAHAVLDLVGLTGREGNYPRELSGGQQQRVGIARSLAVEPELWFLDEPFSALDPLIRREMQDEFLRLQGLLKKTIVFITHDFDEAIRLADRIAIMQDGAVIQVATPEQLVLAPATDYVEKFTRHIPRDKVLTVGSVMAPAKTGSGPTVRTDATIAEVAEAVVAAGTATAVADETGAIVGSIDRDAVIRVLVQRGGTA from the coding sequence ATGCCCGCCCGACACAAGCTCAGCTGCCGCAGCCTGTGGAAGCTGTACGGCCCGAGCGCTGACTCCTTTTTGAGGACGCGCGCGGACCCGAGCGCGGACCGGATCGCGGCTGCCGGGCTGGTCGCCGCGGTCCGTGACGTCTCGATCGACATCGACGACGGCGAGATCTTCGTGATCATGGGCCTGTCGGGGTCGGGCAAGTCGACCCTTGTGCGCTGCCTGTCGCGGCTGGTGGAGCCCACCGCCGGGCAACTGTTCCTGGACGACACCGACCTGCTGAAGGTCGGCGACAAGGAGCTGATCGCGATCCGCCGGCACAAGATGGGCATGGTGTTTCAGCACTTCGCCCTGTTGCCGCATCTCACCGCGCTGCAGAATGTGGCATTCCCGCTGACCATCCAGGGCGTCAGCCGGGCGAAGGCCGAGGCCCGCGCGCACGCGGTGCTCGACCTGGTCGGCCTGACCGGGCGCGAGGGCAACTATCCGCGCGAACTGTCCGGCGGCCAGCAACAGCGGGTCGGCATCGCCCGCTCGCTGGCTGTCGAGCCGGAGCTGTGGTTCCTGGACGAGCCGTTCTCCGCGCTAGACCCGCTGATCCGGCGCGAGATGCAGGACGAGTTCCTGCGGCTGCAAGGCCTGCTGAAGAAGACCATCGTATTCATCACCCACGATTTCGACGAGGCGATCCGGCTGGCCGACCGGATCGCCATCATGCAGGACGGCGCGGTGATCCAGGTCGCGACGCCGGAGCAACTGGTGCTCGCGCCGGCGACCGACTATGTCGAGAAGTTCACCCGCCATATCCCGCGCGACAAGGTGTTGACCGTCGGCAGCGTCATGGCGCCGGCGAAAACCGGGTCCGGCCCCACTGTGCGGACCGATGCGACGATCGCGGAAGTCGCCGAGGCCGTCGTCGCGGCGGGAACCGCAACGGCGGTCGCCGACGAGACCGGGGCCATCGTCGGATCGATCGACCGCGACGCGGTGATCCGGGTGCTGGTCCAGCGCGGCGGCACGGCCTGA
- a CDS encoding ABC transporter substrate-binding protein, whose product MLSTSAIAEVESTDPIKLTLHDWSGQLINTQIMGRILENAGYNIEYVQADYLAQFAGLKTGDLHLAMEIWATTGQEALDEATATGQVVNVGETGLQAIEEWWYPLYMKDQCPGLPDWTALLDCAEAFSTLETAPSGRYLSGPVTWGGFDEERVEALGLDFEVVHAGTDAALFAELESAYQRQAPIILWVYVPHWAPAKFQGEFVEFPPYTPECYTDPSVGLNPDMAYDCGKPRGPIWKAAWAGLQDKWPGAYAIIQAYTLTNEEMSAMVAEVDLDGKPVDEVVEAWLAANEDRWKAWIGQ is encoded by the coding sequence ATGCTGTCCACTTCCGCCATTGCCGAAGTGGAGTCCACCGACCCCATAAAGCTGACCCTGCACGATTGGTCCGGCCAGCTGATCAATACGCAGATCATGGGCCGAATTCTTGAGAATGCCGGCTACAATATCGAATATGTCCAGGCGGATTACCTGGCGCAGTTCGCCGGCCTGAAGACGGGCGACCTGCACCTCGCCATGGAAATCTGGGCGACGACCGGCCAGGAAGCGCTGGACGAGGCGACGGCGACCGGCCAGGTGGTCAATGTCGGCGAGACCGGCCTGCAGGCGATCGAGGAGTGGTGGTACCCGCTCTACATGAAGGATCAATGTCCCGGACTGCCGGACTGGACCGCGCTGCTCGACTGCGCCGAGGCGTTCTCGACGCTGGAGACCGCGCCGAGCGGGCGCTATCTGTCCGGCCCGGTGACCTGGGGCGGCTTCGACGAGGAGCGGGTCGAGGCGCTGGGGCTCGATTTCGAGGTGGTCCACGCCGGCACCGATGCCGCGCTGTTCGCCGAGCTGGAGTCCGCCTATCAGCGGCAGGCGCCGATCATCCTGTGGGTCTACGTCCCGCACTGGGCGCCGGCGAAATTCCAGGGCGAGTTCGTCGAGTTCCCGCCGTACACCCCGGAGTGCTACACCGATCCGTCGGTCGGGCTGAACCCCGACATGGCCTACGACTGCGGCAAGCCGCGCGGCCCGATCTGGAAGGCGGCCTGGGCCGGGCTGCAGGACAAGTGGCCGGGCGCCTATGCCATCATCCAGGCCTACACGCTGACCAACGAGGAGATGAGCGCGATGGTCGCGGAGGTCGATCTCGACGGCAAGCCGGTCGACGAGGTGGTCGAGGCCTGGCTGGCCGCGAACGAGGACCGCTGGAAGGCCTGGATCGGGCAATAG
- a CDS encoding MmgE/PrpD family protein produces the protein MADETAEVARFAAHWRGNDAPEPVRRRVRLLLLDALGSAVRARAEAESTPSIVAAARAAFGSGTARVVADPGGYAPAAAAMVNGALIHSLDFDDTHARSSLHCGAAVIPAALAAAELTPVPMDRLLTAIAVGFEVQIRLGLAVDPRAHYARGFHPTATCGVFGAAAAAGIVLGLDPAAQDSAFGAALSQAAGSLQFLENGAWTKRFQVGWAAGAGLVAALLAREGFMGPSAAFEGRFGFLAAYSPSAQPAALLAGLGRDWETLEIAVKPYPCCRYIHPALDALAVLRGRLGIADGGDVDAVEVGLPEPAMRLIAEPAEAKRSPRSVVDGQFSMPFCGAVMLSRSAMGWDDYARWLGNPDIDRLARRFTCAVDPEVDSLPQNFAARVTVRRGTTAATELVTVPKGEPANFLTDDELRAKFARLAEPVLGPARTAGLAAAVLDAAGTAPLALTA, from the coding sequence ATGGCTGACGAAACCGCCGAGGTTGCCCGGTTCGCCGCGCACTGGCGCGGCAACGACGCACCCGAGCCGGTGCGCCGACGGGTGCGGCTGCTGCTGCTCGACGCGCTCGGCAGCGCCGTCCGCGCGCGCGCCGAGGCGGAGAGCACGCCGTCGATCGTCGCCGCGGCGCGTGCCGCCTTCGGCAGCGGCACCGCCCGCGTGGTCGCCGATCCCGGCGGCTATGCGCCGGCCGCCGCCGCGATGGTCAACGGTGCGCTGATCCACAGCCTGGACTTCGACGACACCCACGCGCGCTCCTCGCTGCACTGCGGTGCCGCGGTGATCCCGGCTGCGTTGGCCGCGGCGGAGCTGACCCCGGTGCCGATGGACCGGCTGTTGACCGCGATCGCGGTCGGCTTCGAGGTGCAGATCCGGCTGGGCCTCGCCGTCGACCCGCGCGCCCACTACGCCCGGGGCTTCCACCCGACCGCAACCTGCGGGGTGTTCGGTGCGGCAGCGGCCGCCGGCATCGTCCTCGGCCTCGACCCCGCGGCACAGGACTCGGCGTTCGGCGCCGCCCTCAGCCAGGCCGCCGGCTCGCTGCAGTTTTTGGAGAACGGCGCCTGGACCAAGCGCTTCCAGGTCGGCTGGGCCGCCGGCGCCGGCCTGGTCGCCGCCCTGCTGGCGCGCGAGGGCTTCATGGGTCCGAGCGCGGCCTTCGAGGGCCGCTTCGGCTTCCTCGCCGCCTATTCGCCGTCGGCGCAGCCGGCGGCCCTGCTCGCCGGCCTGGGCCGGGACTGGGAGACACTGGAGATCGCGGTCAAGCCCTATCCCTGCTGCCGCTACATCCATCCCGCGCTCGACGCGCTCGCCGTGCTGCGCGGGCGTCTCGGCATCGCCGACGGCGGCGACGTCGATGCCGTCGAGGTCGGGCTGCCGGAGCCGGCGATGCGTCTTATCGCCGAGCCGGCCGAGGCCAAGCGCAGCCCGCGCTCGGTGGTCGACGGCCAGTTCTCGATGCCGTTCTGCGGCGCGGTGATGCTGAGCCGCAGCGCGATGGGCTGGGACGACTACGCGCGCTGGCTCGGCAACCCGGACATCGACCGGCTGGCTCGGCGCTTCACCTGCGCGGTCGATCCCGAGGTCGACAGCCTGCCGCAGAACTTCGCCGCCCGGGTGACGGTGCGGCGCGGCACGACGGCGGCGACCGAGCTGGTGACCGTGCCCAAGGGCGAGCCGGCCAACTTCCTGACCGACGACGAACTGCGGGCGAAGTTCGCGCGCCTGGCCGAACCGGTGCTCGGCCCGGCGCGGACCGCCGGCCTGGCCGCCGCGGTTCTCGACGCCGCGGGCACCGCGCCGCTTGCGCTTACCGCATAG